The proteins below come from a single Miscanthus floridulus cultivar M001 chromosome 1, ASM1932011v1, whole genome shotgun sequence genomic window:
- the LOC136539845 gene encoding protein PARALOG OF AIPP2-like: MRGQQERTMRDLYDRMRHKDLPVPEESAEGCGGGRMEGSEQQELASKMEDKTVVKKRVVSSNNTRVKAESGTCNVCSAPCSSCLHPRIRVEDSNVECASSQTCSTRSEVKNNSLVRSEKGFCSKGENDDEFSATSGHVSYSVTGGNKVVARSSIADDSSEVDMPSKRRRLLNQDTRLSRAEYLDDSNSCVTSGEGKLHVDKKKLSTSASSRDLTAKDYKAMANHSKLRNQCVDESKKGSDGRDMHPSSSGRFSPVDSSVMTKKLLRTQSSISALSRLSPNRQAHEFGKALDNLSHQPCEKTSLLKNNEQPRGGQLNPCIAGDNNHGTLAGYSNRHANKDGFSLKDLDNGTLCSKHEIKEHGDIHSNDDVKKNVGGKQDSDQDCSMDISSDRKLNIQHGVMTDSGNSEGLIDVNVCDICGDVGREYLLATCTRCLEGAEHTYCMRVKLEKVPVGEWFCEECQLKEDQKNTSNSGTVAVNVTEGKNQRTESQSKPKALQIVVPDLDSPQVTHSALTADRCDGKSKRLHLASADTQTRQVKDTTPAAERLDVKNKKSLSIASRNKLQVLTSDLDTRPHSHGTPISGVYNKSQSSEFLLNRKKLRVSTDMESPLSSEGLRSPPISCKRHSESTSSPKPRLFKTGSLGKQDVISRENSFKKSSKGGLTSVDNVPVRATQVVKSSQTLSRSYSLGNMVTAKAPVPSPRGLLSKQLSFNSTNNGPKVKQLVDGMSSKLRPAEHSPRDPRDKEPIKKIVQSGSFKREGSDSIDAGSSKQKQTFHLSQDEKPGVLKPIKEKNLTERRASFSLKKPNIPSSPRPDSCMKSGERKIDQDISRSGTSILKSSKRPGYAEKKQSYDLSRSDNGKQDVTVHPKPMEVSGKDAYGVKISDPPVQSQCAKKDRSNDVEDDELLISVNNVNIAPNEHAEVVPATFTAMTCESDLQDVPRESTSDDSAPKVVCCEQKLLENTGDDSCKIVEVVTDSGDILSVTPHGLQMAHNLYPPENKLDKPDLKKEAFADQSSALGNPLKDFVIPEQSYIWQGSFEVSGDGNSPEIFDGFQAYLSTCASSKVREVGEQLPDKIQLAEVPRHSSWPLQFNEVNPTEDNIALFFFAKDVGSYERAYGKLLDNMLLGDLSLKANIGGTELLIFPSDKLPERIQRWNGLHFFWGIFYARKESSPLELPTNNCPLEQINGPVIQLDMGSPKALQPLGIDLNECPNDDISDLALSLGSESEKSGASVDHNILLESKDEDRNLNASEIHHEETAGTRQIILGHPSAAPYGTNLPTISTGEGHDMVRDYPAAAKGSTGTAGGNKMEKADQNESLFCFSQQPGAIRSISHEIKFKKHGLLPSHCHFSGSKICDNQTKSTPSSDMGSLDSDLTNKRQKTSYGKHYTCIFGDEMPPIKCLSKIHPLPAGQDNPFDVLQHCHRGPSDPVSLKKPVPDHIIHVLSSDDEDSPEPSTSLNKASLKADEGSTLLSLSLSMVATKRNLSGSDIVDDEPLSLSLGLPSIVDRSTDQEMKQFLPEKPGINT; the protein is encoded by the exons GGATTCGAATGTTGAATGTGCATCCTCTCAAACATGCTCCACAAGGTCGGAAGTAAAAAACAATTCACTCGTTCGTAGTGAGAAAGGGTTCTGTAGTAAAGGAGAAAATGATGATGAGTTTAGTGCAACTTCGGGTCATGTTTCCTACTCTGTAACTGGTGGAAACAAAGTGGTTGCAAGATCATCCATTGCAGATGATTCATCAGAGGTTGACATGCCATCAAAACGAAGGAGGCTGTTAAATCAAGACACAAGACTATCTAGAGCAGAATACCTTGATGACAGCAACTCATGTGTTACTTCAGGAGAAGGCAAACTTCATGTGGATAAGAAAAAACTATCAACTTCTGCATCCAGTCGAGATTTGACTGCTAAAGATTATAAAGCCATGGCTAACCACAGCAAACTAAGAAATCAATGTGTTGATGAATCAAAGAAAGGATCTGATGGTCGTGATATGCATCCTAGCTCATCTGGTAGATTTTCCCCTGTAGATTCTTCTGTTATGACAAAAAAGTTGCTGCGAACCCAGTCTTCTATCAGTGCATTGAGCAGATTATCTCCTAACAGGCAAGCTCATGAATTTGGGAAAGCACTGGATAATTTATCTCATCAACCTTGTGAGAAGACTTCTCTTTTGAAGAATAATGAACAACCACGAGGTGGGCAATTGAACCCTTGTATAGCTGGTGATAACAACCATGGCACGCTGGCAGGCTACAGTAATAGGCATGCGAACAAAGATGGTTTCTCATTGAAGGATCTAGACAATGGCACCTTATGCTCAAAACATGAAATCAAAGAACATGGTGACATCCATTCCAATGATGATGTTAAGAAGAATGTGGGTGGCAAACAAGATTCGGATCAAGATTGTTCAATGGATATATCCAGCGACAGAAAGTTGAATATACAACATGGTGTGATGACAGACTCTGGGAATTCGGAAGGTTTGATAGAT GTTaatgtttgtgatatatgtggAGATGTTGGTAGGGAGTATCTTCTAGCTACATGCACCAGATGCCTTGAGGGAGCAGAGCATAC TTACTGCATGCGAGTGAAGTTGGAAAAAGTTCCAGTTGGTGAATGGTTTTGTGAAGAATGCCAGCTGAAGGAAGATCAGAAAAATACAAGTAACTCTGGTACCGTGGCGGTTAATGTGACAGAAGGAAAGAACCAAAGGACAGAAAGTCAAAGCAAGCCTAAGGCATTGCAAATTGTTGTGCCTGATTTGGATTCTCCGCAAGTCACACACAGCGCACTGACAGCTGATCGGTGTGATGGTAAGAGTAAAAGGTTGCATTTAGCTTCAGCTGATACACAAACACGCCAAGTAAAGGATACCACCCCAGCTGCTGAAAGATTGGATGTGAAGAACAAAAAATCATTAAGCATTGCAAGCCGTAACAAACTGCAAGTTCTTACATCTGATTTGGACACACGACCACACAGTCATGGAACACCAATATCTGGAGTCTATAACAAGAGTCAAAGTTCAGAATTTCTGTTAAACCGCAAAAAGTTGCGAGTTTCTACTGATATGGAGTCGCCACTCTCAAGTGAAGGCCTACGGAGTCCACCGATATCATGTAAGAGACATTCAGAGAGTACGTCATCCCCTAAGCCTAGGCTCTTCAAGACAGGTAGCCTTGGAAAGCAAGATGTCATCTCTCGTGAGAACTCATTTAAGAAATCTAGCAAGGGAGGTTTAACTTCAGTTGATAATGTTCCGGTGAGAGCTACCCAGGTGGTCAAAAGTTCTCAGACCTTGTCACGGTCATATTCCTTGGGGAACATGGTGACTGCTAAAGCTCCAGTTCCTTCACCAAGAG GCCTTTTATCCAAGCAGCTATCCTTCAACAGCACCAACAACGGACCAAAGGTCAAGCAGTTGGTTGATGGGATGTCTAGCAAGTTAAGACCTGCAGAACATTCCCCAAGAGATCCTAGAGATAAGGAACCCATCAAAAAGATTGTACAATCAGGATCTTTCAAACGTGAGGGTTCAGATTCCATAGATGCTGGATCATCAAAACAAAAGCAAACATTTCATTTGTCTCAAGATGAAAAACCAGGAGTACTGAAGCCAATAAAGGAAAAGAATTTAACAGAAAGAAGGGCTTCCTTTAGTTTGAAAAAACCAAACATTCCTTCATCTCCAAGGCCTGACAGCTGTATGAAGTCAGGGGAAAGAAAAATTGATCAGGATATTTCAAGGTCTGGAACAAGCATACTTAAAAGTAGCAAAAGACCTG GATATGCTGAAAAGAAGCAGAGCTATGATTTGTccagaagtgacaatggcaagcaAGATGTTACTGTGCATCCAAAACCAATGGAAGTTTCTGGTAAAGATGCTTATGGAGTAAAGATATCTGATCCACCAGTTCAATCCCAATGTGCCAAAAAGGATAGATCAAATGATGTTGAGGATGACGAGTTACTCATTTCAGTGAATAATGTTAACATAGCGCCAAATGAGCATGCCGAGGTGGTTCCCGCAACATTTACTGCCATGACATGTGAATCAGATTTGCAAGATGTTCCAAGAGAAAGCACCTCTGATGATTCAGCTCCGAAAGTGGTATGTTGCGAACAAAAGCTTTTGGAAAACACAGGAGATGATTCCTGTAAAATTGTAGAGGTGGTTACAGATTCAGGAGATATATTGTCTGTGACTCCACATGGTCTTCAGATGGCACACAATCTATACCCCCCTGAAAATAAATTGGATAAACCGGATTTGAAGAAGGAAGCTTTTGCTGATCAATCTTCAGCTCTTGGGAATCCTTTAAAAGATTTTGTTATTCCAGAGCAGTCTTACATCTGGCA GGGTAGCTTTGAGGTTTCAGGAGATGGAAACTCCCCTGAAATATTCGATGGGTTTCAAGCTTACTTGTCTACTTGTGCCTCGTCCAAAGTACGTGAAGTTGGTGAACAGTTACCTGACAAAATTCAGCTAGCAGAAGTTCCACGGCATTCCTCATGGCCGCTGCAATTTAATGAAGTAAATCCAACTGAAGATAATATTGCTCTTTTTTTCTTTGCTAAAGATGTTGGAAG TTATGAAAGGGCATATGGTAAACTCTTGGATAACATGCTTCTTGGTGATTTGTCCCTCAAAGCAAATATTGGTGGCACTGAACTTCTCATTTTTCCATCTGATAAATTGCCAGAGAGGATTCAAC GTTGGAATGGTTTACATTTCTTTTGGGGCATTTTTTATGCCCGGAAAGAAAGTAGTCCACTAGAGCTTCCTACAAATAATTGTCCATTAGAACAAATCAATGGACCTGTTATCCAGCTTGATATGGGTTCCCCTAAGGCACTTCAGCCTTTGGGTATAGATTTGAATGAGTGCCCTAATGATGATATATCTGATCTGGCTCTTTCACTTGGATCAGAGAGTGAGAAATCTGGTGCATCTGTAGATCATAATATTTTATTAGAGTCCAAAGACGAGGATAGAAATCTGAATGCAAGTGAAATACATCATGAAGAAACTGCAGGCACAAGACAAATTATACTGGGGCATCCTTCTGCAGCTCCCTATGGAACTAATCTTCCCACAATCTCAACAGGAGAAGGTCATGACATGGTTCGGGATTATCCAGCTGCTGCAAAAG GTAGCACAGGAACAGCAGGTGGAAACAAAATGGAGAAAGCAGATCAGAATGAATCTCTCTTCTGTTTTTCACAGCAACCAGGTGCAATTAGATCAATCTCACATGAGATAAAATTTAAGAAACATGGTCTTCTGCCCTCGCATTGTCATTTTAGTGGATCAAAGATATGTGATAATCAAACTAAATCAACTCCAAGTTCAGATATGGGTTCTTTGGATTCTGACCTCACCAACAAAAGGCAGAAGACTTCTTATGGCAAACACTATACTTGCATTTTTGGAGATGAAATGCCACCTATTAAATGCTTGTCCAAGATACATCCCTTACCGGCTGGACAAGATAATCCATTCGATGTTTTACAGCATTGTCACAGGGGTCCTTCAGATCCTGTCTCTCTTAAAAAACCTGTAcctgatcatatcatccatgttctTTCATCTGACGATGAAGATTCCCCAGAACCTAGTACTAGCTTAAATAAGGCATCACTGAAGGCAGATGAGGGCTCCACTTTATTGTCACTTTCCCTATCCATGGTGGCAACGAAGCGTAATCTTTCTGGTTCAGATATTGTAGATGATGAGCCACTGTCTCTATCCCTTGGGCTCCCCAGTATTGTCGACCGGAGTACGGATCAGGAGATGAAGCAATTTCTGCCGGAGAAGCCAGGCATAAACACTTAA